In the Bacillus amyloliquefaciens DSM 7 = ATCC 23350 genome, TCTGTATTTAAATGTTTTTGCACAAGCCGAACTGTATTTAATAATTGACTCAATCCTTCAAGAGCGTAATATTCGCACTGAACCGGGATAACAACTGAATCTGACGCGGTAAGCGCATTAATCGTTAATAACCCGAGAGACGGAGGACAATCAATAATCATGTAATCGTAATTTTGTTTCACTGATTCTAATGCTCTTTTCAGCCTGACCTCTCTTGAAATCGTCGGAACCAATTCGATTTCCGCTCCCGCAAGCTGGATCGTGGCTGGAATGACATCTAAGTTCTCTACTGAAGTCGGTTTGATAATCTCTGTTACATCTGCGTCATCTACTAAAATATCGTACACACAATGATCCACATCGGCTTTTTCAATCCCTAATCCGCTCGTTGCGTTGCCCTGCGGATCAATATCAACAAGAAGAACCCTTTTACCTATGTAAGCTAAGCAAGCCCCCAGATTAACAGAAGTCGTTGTCTTCCCGACTCCGCCTTTTTGGTTCGTAATTGCTATGATTTTTCCCACGATGTCACCTACCTTCACATGAACATGTACTGTCTTGTTTCTATCTTATCAAAAAAAGAGTAAAGCGTTTTATTTTTTTCATAATTTGTTTATCAGCAAGTGAAAAAAATGTAAACGAAAAAGACACTTTCCCTTATAAGTTCTCCGATAAAGTGACTTTTTTGACTGTGAAAAGACAATATACGACGAAAAAATATAAATTTTTACATTTATAATGTATGGTGTACAATAAATCTATCATTATCCTAAAATAGTTTTTTGACTAAAATAAAAACTCCCCTGCTGATCAGGAGAGTTTTTATTTAGGTATCCGAATGGTAAGCTGAATGTACTCTTCGAATTCTTCTTCCTCAGTATTCAGTCTGACGCCGCTGTCTTCCACCATGGACAATGACTGGCGAATCGTATTCATTGCAATTCGTGTATCTCGGCTGAACGCTTTGCGTCTCGGCTTTGGTTTCTGCTTATTCTGTTCAAGCATTTTCACCACTCGGTCTTCCGTCTGCTTGACATTTAAGCTTTTCTCAATGATTTCCGCAAGCAAAGTGACCTGAAGCTCCGGCTGTTTGAGCGGGATCAGGGCCCTTGCATGGCGTTCCGTGATTTTTTTCTCCATAATCGCATCCTGAACGGGTTCCGGAAGCTTTAACAATCGGAGCTTGTTCGCAATCGTTGACTGGCCCTTTCCTAAACGCTGCGCCAAGGCTTCCTGTGTTAAATCATGAAGTTCTAACAGCCTTGCGTACGCATGAGCTTCCTCAATGGAGGACAATTCTTCCCTCTGCAGGTTTTCAATCAAAGCGACAGATGCCGTTTCCGTATCAGAGAAATCCTTTATAATTGCGGGAATCTTCTCCCATTCAAGCGTCTGTACCGCTCTCCAGCGCCTTTCACCCGCAATGAGCTCATATTGGCCTTCATCTTCTGTATGTCTGACAACAATCGGCTGAATGATGCCGTGTGTATGGATCGTCATTGCTAACTCTTTGATCTTTTCATCTGAGAAAATGGTGCGTGGCTGAAAACGGTTGGGAACGATAGCATGTACCGGTATCTCGAGTATCTCTTCTTTATTTGTATCATGCTCAGCTATCTCCGGTTCCTCTTCCTTCTCACCAAACCCGAAGAAACGAGAGAATGAATGCTTCATGTACCTACACCACCTTTAAAAACTGCCATTTTTATAATTCTATTTTCTCATGGTTTTTCCTGCTGTATCTTCATCAATTTTGCAGAAAATATGATGGAATTGTCACATCAGGCTGTCTAAATTACCCTTCAATTGGCGATTTATTTGGAGTACCCGGTTTTCTCGGATATTTTTTCGGAGTGCTTTTCATCTTGCGAATTAACATAATGTTCCGTTCACTTTCTTCAACGGGAAGTGTAAAGGAATGAACTTGTTCAAGCTCTCCTCCCAATACTTTAATCGCCTTTTGTCCCGCTTTCAATTCTTCATCAGCCGCTGCTGCTTTTAGAGCGGCAAATACGCCGTTTTTCTTGACCAGCGGCAGACAAAGCTCGCTCAGAACAGACAGACGCGCCACTGCACGGGCCGTCACGAGATCAAAGCTTTCCCGGACGTCCTTGCGCTGTCCGAACGTCTCTGCCCTGTCATGGACAAATGTCGTATGCTCTAATTGTAAAGCATCAGCGAGATTTTCCAAAAACGTAATCCGCTTATTCAGTGAATCGACGATGGTGACATGCAGATGCGGGAAGCAGATTTTGATGGGCAGGCTTGGAAAACCGGCACCGGCGCCGACGTCACAAAGAGTGGTGACCTTTTCAAAATCAATATAAAATGCCGCCGTAATCGAATCATAAAAATGCTTGAGATATACTTCCTTTTTCTCAGTGATAGACGTCAGATTCATCTTTTCGTTCCATTCCACGAGCATCTGGTAATACAACTCGAATTGCTCCAGCTGGCGGTCAGAAAGGGAAATCCCTTTCTCCGCTAAACTGGATGTAAATTCCTCTATATTCATGCCGTCATCCTTTCTATTCAGCTACCTTGGCAATACGGCCCTGCTCCAGGTATACCAGCAGGATTGAAATATCTGCCGGATTGACTCCGGAAATACGGGACGCTTGAGCAACTGATAAAGGACGCACTTCTTTCAGCTTTTGGCGGGCTTCAGTTGCAATTCCTTTAATGGCGTCATAATCAATCCGATCAGGGATTTTTTTGTTTTCCATTTTCTTCAGCTTCTCCACTTGCTGCAAGGATTTTTCGATATATCCTTCATATTTCACCTGAATTTCCACTTGTTCCGCCACATCTTGCGGAACCGGAGAATCAGCAGGTGCAAGTTTTGTCACTGTTTCATAGTTCATTTCCGGACGTTTCATTAAATCTGTGCCGCGCACTCCGTCTTTCAGCTCGCTTCCGCCGAGTGAACGGATATATTCCTGATTTTCAGGAGACGGCTTGATAATAACAGACCAGAGACGTTTTTTCTCAGCCTCAATCGCCGCTTTTTTCTTTTCAAACGCTTCATAGCGCTCATCAGAAATTAAGCCGATTTCATGGCCGATTTCCGTCAGACGAAGATCCGCATTATCATGGCGGAGCAGCAGTCTGTATTCCGCGCGTGAAGTCAGCAGACGGTATGGTTCATTGGTTCCTTTCGTTACCAAATCATCGATCAATACACCGATATACGCATCGGAACGGCTGAGGATCACCTCTTCTTTTCCAAGCGCTTTGCGGCCTGCGTTGATTCCCGCCATAATTCCTTGTCCGGCTGCTTCTTCATAACCTGATGTACCGTTAATTTGACCGGCCGTATACAGGTTAGGAATTTTTTTCGTCTCCAGTGTAGGCCAGAGCTGCGTCGGTACGATCGCGTCATACTCAATCGCATATCCGGCTCTCATCATTTGCACCTTTTCCAGTCCCGGAATGGTCGCCAGCATCCGCTGCTGTACGTCCTCAGGAAGGCTCGTGGATAAACCTTGAACGTATACTTCCTGCGTATTCCTGCCTTCCGGCTCAAGGAAAATCTGATGACGCGGTTTATCATTAAACCGAACGACTTTATCTTCAATAGAAGGGCAATATCTCGGCCCCGTTCCTTTAATCATACCGGAATACATTGGCGAACGATGCAGATTGCTGTCGATGATCTCATGAGTCTCAGGACTCGTGTAAGTCAGCCAGCAAGGCAGCTGATCGGTAATGTATTCAACCGTTTCATATGAGAAAGCGCGCGGAACCGGGTCCCCCGGCTGGATTTCTGTTTTGCTGTAATCAATGGAATCGCTTGATACGCGAGGAGGGGTTCCCGTTTTAAAACGAACGAGATCAAAACCGAGCTCCTCTAAGTGCTCAGAAAGTTTAATAGACGGCTGCTGGTTATTCGGACCGCTTGAGTAAGACAGATCACCAAGAATGATCCGCCCTCTTAAATACGTCCCCGTTGTCAGTACGACCGTTTTCGCCTTATATTCAGCACCGGTTTGCGTAATGACACCGCGGCACTCGCCGTCTTCAATGATTAAACGCTCGGCAATCCCTTGAAGAAGTGTCAAATTCGGTGTTTTTTCCAGCGTATGCTTCATTTCATGCTGATATTGGAATTTATCCGCCTGCGCTCGCAGCGCCCGTACGGCCGGACCTTTTCCTGTATTCAGCATTCTCATTTGAATATGAGTTTTATCTATATTTCTTGCCATTTCTCCGCCGAGCGCGTCAATTTCGCGGACGACAATCCCTTTCGCGGGGCCGCCGACAGACGGATTACATGGCATAAACGCAACCATATCAAGATTAATCGTCAAAACAAGCGTTTTAGCTCCCTGGCGCGCGGATGCGAGCGCAGCCTCAACACCGGCATGCCCGGCGCCGATGACAATCACGTCGTATTGGCCTGCTTCATACCCCATGGTTTTTTCCTCCCTTTTATTTACCTAAACAAAATTGTGAAAAGAGCTGATCAATTAAGCTTTCGTGGACGGCATCACCGATGATTTCGCCCAGCAGCTCCCAGCACCTTGTCAGATCAATTTGCACCATATCAATCGGAACATCCTGCTCAATTCCATTCAGTGCATCATCAATGGCTTGCTTTGCCTGATGCAGAATCGAGATATGACGGGTGTTGCTGACATATGTGAGGTCTCCGCTTTCGATCGCTCCTGTATAAAATAGCGACTGAATCGCTTCCTCTAAATCTTGAATGCCTTCTTCTTTCAGCAATGAGGTCGTGACGACGGGCCGGCCTTTTGCAAGCTCTTTGACGCGCTCAGCGTCAATCTTAGCCTCGAGATCTGTCTTATTCATAATGACAATGACGTCCATTCCCTCAACCGCTTCAAAT is a window encoding:
- the soj gene encoding sporulation initiation inhibitor protein Soj, with protein sequence MGKIIAITNQKGGVGKTTTSVNLGACLAYIGKRVLLVDIDPQGNATSGLGIEKADVDHCVYDILVDDADVTEIIKPTSVENLDVIPATIQLAGAEIELVPTISREVRLKRALESVKQNYDYMIIDCPPSLGLLTINALTASDSVVIPVQCEYYALEGLSQLLNTVRLVQKHLNTDLMIEGVLLTMLDARTNLGIQVIEEVKKYFRDKVYQTIIPRNVRLSEAPSHGKPIILYDPRSRGAEVYLDLAKEVAANG
- the noc gene encoding nucleoid occlusion protein, with protein sequence MKHSFSRFFGFGEKEEEPEIAEHDTNKEEILEIPVHAIVPNRFQPRTIFSDEKIKELAMTIHTHGIIQPIVVRHTEDEGQYELIAGERRWRAVQTLEWEKIPAIIKDFSDTETASVALIENLQREELSSIEEAHAYARLLELHDLTQEALAQRLGKGQSTIANKLRLLKLPEPVQDAIMEKKITERHARALIPLKQPELQVTLLAEIIEKSLNVKQTEDRVVKMLEQNKQKPKPRRKAFSRDTRIAMNTIRQSLSMVEDSGVRLNTEEEEFEEYIQLTIRIPK
- the rsmG gene encoding 16S rRNA (guanine(527)-N(7))-methyltransferase RsmG; its protein translation is MNIEEFTSSLAEKGISLSDRQLEQFELYYQMLVEWNEKMNLTSITEKKEVYLKHFYDSITAAFYIDFEKVTTLCDVGAGAGFPSLPIKICFPHLHVTIVDSLNKRITFLENLADALQLEHTTFVHDRAETFGQRKDVRESFDLVTARAVARLSVLSELCLPLVKKNGVFAALKAAAADEELKAGQKAIKVLGGELEQVHSFTLPVEESERNIMLIRKMKSTPKKYPRKPGTPNKSPIEG
- the mnmG gene encoding tRNA uridine-5-carboxymethylaminomethyl(34) synthesis enzyme MnmG, yielding MGYEAGQYDVIVIGAGHAGVEAALASARQGAKTLVLTINLDMVAFMPCNPSVGGPAKGIVVREIDALGGEMARNIDKTHIQMRMLNTGKGPAVRALRAQADKFQYQHEMKHTLEKTPNLTLLQGIAERLIIEDGECRGVITQTGAEYKAKTVVLTTGTYLRGRIILGDLSYSSGPNNQQPSIKLSEHLEELGFDLVRFKTGTPPRVSSDSIDYSKTEIQPGDPVPRAFSYETVEYITDQLPCWLTYTSPETHEIIDSNLHRSPMYSGMIKGTGPRYCPSIEDKVVRFNDKPRHQIFLEPEGRNTQEVYVQGLSTSLPEDVQQRMLATIPGLEKVQMMRAGYAIEYDAIVPTQLWPTLETKKIPNLYTAGQINGTSGYEEAAGQGIMAGINAGRKALGKEEVILSRSDAYIGVLIDDLVTKGTNEPYRLLTSRAEYRLLLRHDNADLRLTEIGHEIGLISDERYEAFEKKKAAIEAEKKRLWSVIIKPSPENQEYIRSLGGSELKDGVRGTDLMKRPEMNYETVTKLAPADSPVPQDVAEQVEIQVKYEGYIEKSLQQVEKLKKMENKKIPDRIDYDAIKGIATEARQKLKEVRPLSVAQASRISGVNPADISILLVYLEQGRIAKVAE